In Helianthus annuus cultivar XRQ/B chromosome 9, HanXRQr2.0-SUNRISE, whole genome shotgun sequence, the following are encoded in one genomic region:
- the LOC110876772 gene encoding uncharacterized protein LOC110876772 produces the protein MQKVTSAIKQLATGNAPDEFDEYLNMFERTSRESLENFCETRGYYLTDGIYPTWSVFVKSFTYPHIVKEKKFKKQHEAARKDVERAFGVLKAKWHILHRPMRATSVKKIRMVVYACIIMHNMILKDDGNAIAPVHIRDPPIEPVFEDTAYNKLIDEDTHYRLKYDLVEHLGEQDLPHLLADSGDE, from the exons ATGCAAAAAGTTACTTCGGCAATTAAGCAACTAGCAACCGGTAACGCTCCAGACGAGTtcgacgagtatttaaatatgttcGAAAGGACTTCCCGAGAAAGTCTAGAAAATTTTTGCGAAACG CGTGGATACTATCTTACCGATGGAATCTACCCTActtggtccgtgtttgtgaaatcATTTACGTATCCTCACATTGTGAAAGAAAAGAAGTTCAAGAAGCAACACGAGGCGGCAAGAAAAGACGTGGAgcgggcttttggtgttttaaaggcaAAATGGCATATACTTCATCGCCCGATGCGTGCTACGAGTGTTAAAAAAATTAGGATGGTCGTATATGCATGCATTATTATGCATAATATGATTCTAAAAGACGACGGAAATGCGATTGCACCGGTACATATTCGGGATCCTCCAATCGAGCCCGTTTTCGAAGACACTGCTTATAACAAGCTCATTGATGAAGATACGCATTATAGACTAAAATATGATCTTGTGGAGCATCTTGGAGAACAAGATTTACCCCACCTTTTGGCGGATTCCGGCGACGAATAG
- the LOC110879622 gene encoding cytochrome P450 71A1, with protein sequence MELVFMFILLSLLLLSLIYLLPKIIKNKPKFSPPGPPGLPFIGNLHQINQSTLHTSLWQLSKSYGPIISLRFGFVPAIVVSSASLAKEVMKTQDIIFCSRPRLVGNQKFSYGGLDVAFSSYDETWRDMRKIFVTHLLSPKRIQSTRDIREDEVSHAMSKIHGLALSSKHVNLSEITKSVTSTIMMRIGFGKRYQDENERKKVLGLLNELQETIVDNYVSDIWPGLPFVNLVDRFMGKTDRLEKCFQDFDLFYQQLIDEHLNGRNIKSHEDEDDVIDILLRLMEDKLFSLTHNHIKALLMNVLSAGTDPNAASVVWSMTLLIKNPEVMKKAQEEVRNMIGKKGKIDEDDLPKLTYLKAVIKETMRLYPPAPLLLPREAMKDAVLHCYKIKQKTIVYVNAYAIGRDPEFWESPEDFFPERFLDSDIDFKGNDLELIPFGAGRRICPGMSMGVVMVELLLANLLYLFDWGLPDGIKKEDIDLDVMPGLTMLKRNELCLLAHEVLYF encoded by the exons ATGGAACTAGTTTTTATGTTTATTCTTTTGTCTCTCCTACTCCTATCTCTCATCTACCTTCTtcccaaaatcatcaaaaacaaacCAAAATTCAGTCCACCAGGTCCTCCTGGACTACCCTTCATTGGAAACTTGCACCAGATCAATCAATCAACCCTCCATACTTCCCTATGGCAACTCTCAAAATCCTATGGCCCGATCATATCTCTTCGCTTTGGCTTCGTCCCAGCTATCGTTGTTTCGTCAGCAAGTCTAGCGAAAGAAGTCATGAAGACCCAAGATATTATCTTTTGCAGTAGGCCAAGATTGGTCGGCAACCAAAAGTTTTCTTACGGTGGGCTAGATGTAGCCTTTTCCTCCTACGACGAGACGTGGAGAGATATGAGGAAGATTTTTGTGACTCATCTATTAAGCCCTAAAAGGATACAGTCTACTAGGGATATTCGTGAAGATGAAGTCTCACATGCCATGAGTAAGATTCATGGGCTAGCACTTTCGTCTAAGCATGTAAACTTGAGCGAAATCACCAAGAGTGTGACGAGTACTATCATGATGAGAATTGGTTTTGGCAAGAGGTACCAAgatgaaaatgaaagaaagaagGTTCTTGGACTACTTAATGAACTACAGGAGACTATAGTGGATAACTATGTTTCGGATATATGGCCTGGTCTGCCTTTCGTCAATTTGGTTGATAGGTTTATGGGTAAGACGGATCGTCTAGAGAAATGCTTCCAAGATTTTGATTTGTTTTACCAACAACTCATCGATGAACACCTCAATGGTCGAAACATTAAGTCTCATGAAGATGAGGATGATGTTATTGACATTCTACTACGACTTATGGAAGACAAACTCTTCAGCCTCACTCACAATCACATAAAAGCCTTGCTCATG AATGTACTTTCAGCCGGGACAGATCCTAATGCAGCATCTGTGGTTTGGTCGATGACATTGTTAATAAAAAACCCCGAAGTAATGAAGAAAGCACAAGAAGAAGTGAGAAATATGATCGGAAAGAAGGGTAAAATAGATGAAGATGATCTTCCCAAACTCACTTATCTGAAGGCAGTGATAAAAGAGACTATGAGGCTATACCCACCAGCACCTCTTCTCTTGCCTCGAGAAGCGATGAAAGATGCAGTTTTACATTGTTACAAAATCAAGCAGAAAACCATAGTTTATGTGAATGCATATGCTATCGGAAGAGATCCCGAATTCTGGGAGAGCCCAGAGGACTTCTTCCCAGAGCGGTTTTTAGATAGTGATATCGACTTCAAGGGTAATGATCTCGAGTTGATTCCTTTTGGGGCTGGCCGAAGAATCTGTCCAGGAATGTCCATGGGAGTTGTCATGGTGGAGCTTTTACTTGCTAATCTTCTTTACTTGTTTGATTGGGGTTTGCCAGACGGCATAAAGAAAGAAGATATAGACTTAGACGTTATGCCTGGCCTAACCATGCTGAAGAGAAATGAACTCTGCCTTTTGGCTCATGAAGTGTTGTACTTTTAG
- the LOC110879621 gene encoding 60S ribosomal protein L7a-2: MAPKKGVKAVATKKKTEKVVNPLFEKRPKQFGIGGALPPKKDVHRFVRWPQVVRIQRKRRILKQRLKVPPALNQFTKTLDKNLATTLFKMLLKYRPEDKAAKRERLQKRAQAESEGKTVEAKKPIVVKYGLNHITYLIEQNKAQLVIIAHDVDPIELVVWLPALCRKMEIPYCIVKGKSRLGAIVHQKTAAALCLTTVKNEDKMEFSRVLEAIKANFNDKYEEYRKKWGGGIMGSKSQAKTKAKERVLAKEAAQRMT; encoded by the exons ATGGCGCCGAAGAAAGGTGTGAAGGCAGTCGCAACCAAGAAGAAAACG GAGAAGGTTGTGAACCCTCTGTTCGAGAAAAGACCGAAGCAGTTCGGGATCGGTGGAGCATTGCCGCCTAAGAAGGATGTTCATAGGTTTGTGAGATGGCCGCAAGTTGTTCGGATTCAGAGGAAGAGGAGGATTTTGAAGCAGCGGTTGAAGGTTCCACCTGCTTTGAATCAGTTCACTAAGACTCTTGATAAGAATCTTG CAACTACTTTGTTCAAGATGCTTCTGAAATACCGACCAGAGGATAAAGCAGCTAAAAGAGAGCGCCTTCAGAAAAGGGCACAAGCCGAGTCTGAAGGAAAGACAGTTGAAGCCAAGAAGCCTATTGTTGTCAAATACGGTCTGAACCATATCACCTATCTTATCGAGCAG AACAAGGCGCAATTAGTCATCATTGCTCATGATGTGGACCCCATTGAGTTGGTTGTTTGGCTCCCTGCTTTGTGCAGAAAGATGGAAATCCCTTATTGCATTGTAAAGGGAAAATCTCGATTAGGAGCC ATTGTCCATCAGAAAACTGCAGCAGCTCTGTGTTTGACCACCGTCAAGAATGAAGATAAGATGGAGTTCAGCAGAGTCTTGGAAGCAATTAAG GCCAACTTTAACGATAAGTATGAGGAATATAGAAAGAAGTGGGGCGGTGGGATTATGGGATCCAAATCTCAGGCCAAAACAAAAGCAAAGGAGAGAGTACTTGCAAAGGAGGCTGCTCAGAGGATGACATAG
- the LOC110876771 gene encoding uncharacterized protein LOC110876771 has product MSSVVKNRNYLLIRGKIAGSGLVLNIFNVYAPQSVLAKKLLWDELTQVISDSDGFWVLWGDFNAVRYREEKKNCSLKQSCVDNFNNFIFDAGLIEYSLRGRKFTFSSANGRKQSKLDRFLINPGFFNSWPEASVEAVSTFLSDHGLILLKSVLVNFVARPLRIFDSWFDRLGFQEVVVKALKKDLGCHGPPDTILMRKLCDLRVDLKVWRDEMLKKSSEKVNLPSTDLGNIQAVMEERDLTEEEEWILLESKKVLKEEEERKSSDFRQRSRIKWAKDGDENSKFFHAMINCRKASILFMAWRLMAFRCQNRRLSKRRFSGF; this is encoded by the coding sequence ATGTCCAGTGTTGTTAAGAATAGGAACTATCTTCTCATTAGGGGTAAGATTGCGGGGAGTGGTTTAGTTCTGAACATTTTTAATGTGTATGCTCCTCAGAGTGTGTTGGCCAAAAAGCTCCTGTGGGACGAGTTGACTCAGGTGATATCGGATTCTGATGGTTTTTGGGTTCTCTGGGGAGATTTTAATGCTGTTCGGTATCGTGAAGAAAAGAAGAATTGTTCGCTTAAACAGTCCTGTGTTGATAATTTTAACAACTTCATTTTCGACGCTGGTTTAATTGAGTATAGTCTAAGAGGCAGGAAGTTCACATTCTCTTCGGCTAATGGTAGAAAACAGAGCAAATTAGACAGATTCCTTATTAACCCAGGTTTTTTTAATTCTTGGCCGGAAGCGAGTGTTGAAGCGGTGTCGACCTTTTTGTCCGATCATGGCCTGATTCTTTTGAAGTCCGTTTTAGTGAATTTCGTGGCAAGGCCGTTACGGATTTTTGATTCTTGGTTTGACAGACTGGGTTTCCAAGAAGTGGTGGTGAAGGCTTTGAAGAAAGATCTCGGGTGCCACGGCCCCCCAGATACCATTCTTATGAGAAAGCTGTGCGATCTTAGAGTTGACTTAAAAGTTTGGAGGGATGAAATGTTGAAAAAAAGTTCGGAGAAGGTGAACTTGCCTTCGACGGACCTCGGTAATATTCAGGCAGTTATGGAAGAAAGGGATCTTACTGAAGAAGAGGAGTGGATTCTTTTGGAAAGTAAGAAAGTGTTAAAAGAGGAAGAAGAGCGGAAAAGTAGTGACTTTAGACAAAGATCGAGGATAAAATGGGCTAAGGATGGCGACGAAAACTCAAAATTTTTTCACGCTATGATAAATTGCAGGAAAGCGTCAATTCTATTCATGGCTTGGAGGTTGATGGCATTTAGGTGTCAAAACCGTCGCTTGTCAAAAAGGAGGTTTTCAGGTTTTTAA